One window of the Cotesia glomerata isolate CgM1 linkage group LG10, MPM_Cglom_v2.3, whole genome shotgun sequence genome contains the following:
- the LOC123272938 gene encoding potassium/sodium hyperpolarization-activated cyclic nucleotide-gated channel 1-like — MDLMQLVPVELPKNLHKKVVHKCQLEDKPDPVRALHPDDNCINYIKRWIMKRCILSRSHPVTQTWIKSNAAIRSQINDHINIYPCMIHPFSDFRTFWEALIIILTLFSLMLIPFVIAFDFYQWIYVIFGINILFLIDIFLNFFTGYFESSTREIILDRKDIVRKYIRRCFIPDILSAFPVEVLVLYLPDDHDSMKYWTLFNIFTIFRIKNLIVYLRRFRNFHQISFKKYKILEMLIIVFTCIHWAACLEWYIPIIIKQLNLLATNESSWISSDLLKSRNTTLKKYIAGANRATIALIGGSHHLDVKTIDDILLNLFLTILGRIGIIYILAQFSGLMSTSYSTKKKNVKLLQQLTEYMRYKELPRHIQQRILTYFYFWSNKSVKKDKIITSNLSPNLREEVIMYNCRNLLEKVEFFKHIPSSILPQVVMHLKSEIYLANDVLVKAGTIGDALYYIITGTVGVYTASERKVCNLEDKSYFGDVSLVMENEKRLASVIALEPTEVYILKRQDFIKTISVYPNLVSRLQKLTIEKIDKSLLYETLHKSEGSTSININIYGDSAAKNTKEEPKL, encoded by the exons aTGGACTTGATGCAACTGGTTCCTGTTGAACTTCCAAAAAACCTG cacAAGAAAGTTGTCCATAAATGTCAACTTGAAGACAAACCAGACCCAGTGAGAGCGCTTCATCCCGATGATAATTgcattaattacataaaacgATGGATCATGAAGCGATGCATTTTGTCACGTAGCCATCCAGTCACCCAAACTTGGATAAAAAGCAATGCGGCTATTAGATCGCAGATTAATGACCATATTAATATTTACCCGTGCATGATTCACCCCTTCAGCGATTTCCGGACCTTTTGGGaagcattaattattattttgacgtTGTTTTCTTTGATGTTAATTCCCTTTGTCATCGCCTTCGACTTTTATCAGTGGATTTATGTTATCTTTGGTATTAATATACTCTTTTTAATTGATATcttccttaatttttttaccggATACTTTGAAAGTTCCACgagagaaattattttagatagAAAAGATATTGTCAG aaaatatataagaaGATGTTTTATACCAGATATATTATCAGCATTCCCAGTTGAAGTTCTTGTTTTATATTTACCTGATGATCATGATTCAATGAAATATTGGACTTTGTTTAATATATTCACGATATTTCGTATAAAAAATCTGATTGTATATTTACGTCGGTTTCGTAAc tttcatcaaatatcatttaaaaaatacaaaatattggAGATGTTGATCATAGTATTCACATGCATTCACTGGGCGGCTTGCTTAGAATGGTACATACCGATAATTATCAAGCAATTAAACTTGCTAGCAACAAATGAGTCATCTTGGATATCATCAGATTTGCTGAAAAGTAGAAACACCACTTTGAAGAAGTATATAGCTGGTGCCAATCGAGCTACAATAGCCTTGATAGGCGGCTCACACCATTTGGACGTCAAAACaattgatgatattttattgaatttatttcttacgATACTGGGTAGAATCGGTATCATTTACATACTTG CACAATTTTCCGGACTCATGTCAACGTCTTATTCGACAAAGAAGAAGAATGTTAAATTATTGCAACAATTAACAGAGTATATGCGTTACAAAGAACTTCCTCGTCATATTCAACAGCGgattttaacttatttttatttttggtctAACAAGAGTGTTAAAAAGGACAAAATTATTACTTCAAATCTTTCACCAAATTTACgagaa GAAGTAATAATGTACAACTGcagaaatttattagaaaaagtAGAATTCTTCAAGCATATACCATCGTCAATTTTACCACAAGTCGTAATGCATCTGAAGTCAGAAATATATTTAGCCAATGACGTATTGGTAAAAGCTGGTACCATCGGTGACgcgttatattacataataaCTGGTACCGTTGGAGTGTATACAGCATCTGAAAGAAAAGTATGTAATTTAGAAGATAAATCTTATTTTGGAGACGTGTCTCTGGTTATGGAAAACGAAAAACGCTTGGCTTCAGTAATTGCTCTCGAACCAACCGAAGTTTACATTTTGAAGCGACaggattttataaaaacaataagCGTCTATCCGAATTTAGTCAGCCGGTTACAAAAATTAACCATTGAAAAAATAGACAAATCTTTGTTGTACGAGACATTGCATAAGAGCGAGGGGTCTACttcgataaatattaatatatatggTGACTCAGCAGCTAAGAATACTAAAGAAGAACCAAAGCTATAG
- the LOC123272941 gene encoding uncharacterized protein LOC123272941 gives MNLNKVFDNNTNETVIPMEEIPGTHNSQEQKPKEDNVSKRSNKNVPINRRPSFFLEAGNRLVPRPVYGSDDVQLYAKRNRRSRLEDDPEDYMDVYDTIFDGHGRPSINSGSVVGSVFDVNVYQQKKTLAQGMMDLALISANANQLRYVMQYTNHPFHYLSLAMIVLSLLLQVVVGIGLIWNSRYDVKEDEQIPKANKTNNWTVVGIFLVTILNVFISSFGITDPDSEVGIDLPFKDTDKDTIVLRNNNNVTSVIT, from the coding sequence atgaatttaaataaagtttttgacaATAATACCAATGAAACTGTTATTCCGATGGAAGAAATACCCGGGACTCACAATAGCCAAGAACAAAAACCCAAAGAAGACAATGTGAGTAAAAGAAGTAATAAAAACGTACCGATAAATCGCCGTCCGTCATTTTTTCTCGAAGCGGGCAACAGATTAGTGCCTAGACCTGTGTACGGATCAGACGACGTTCAACTGTACGCTAAGAGGAACAGACGAAGCAGGCTTGAAGATGATCCCGAGGACTACATGGATGTTTATGACACTATCTTCGACGGACACGGGCGTCCGTCTATTAATTCTGGATCAGTTGTTGGTTCTGTGTTTGACGTTAATGTTTATCAACAGAAGAAAACTTTGGCCCAAGGTATGATGGACCTCGCTTTGATATCCGCAAACGCCAATCAGCTTCGCTATGTCATGCAGTACACCAACCATCCTTTTCATTATCTTTCTTTGGCTATGATTGTACTGAGCTTGCTACTCCAAGTTGTTGTTGGCATTGGGCTCATCTGGAACAGCAGATATGATGTTAAAGAAGACGAACAAATTCCTAAAGctaacaaaacaaataattggaCAGTCGTTGGTATTTTTCTTGTTActattttaaatgtatttatttcttcttttggtATTACGGATCCAGATTCTGAAGTTGGAATTGATCTTCCTTTCAAAGACACCGATAAAGATACAATTGTCttgagaaataataataatgttactTCAGTAATAacataa
- the LOC123272944 gene encoding general transcription factor IIH subunit 5 gives MVNVIKGILVECDPAMKQFLLHLDDTQALGKKFIIQDLDENHLFISADIIETLQAKVDDLMDQISFPLADKGT, from the exons ATGGTAAATGTTATTAAAGGAATTTTAGTAGAATG TGATCCTGCTATGAAACAGTTCCTCTTACACTTGGACGACACTCAAGCTctgggaaaaaaatttatcattcaaGACTTGgatgaaaatcatttattcaTATCAGCAGATATTATTGAAACTCTACAAGCTAAAGTTGATGACCTTATGGATCAGATTTCTTTTCCTTTAGCAGACAAAGGAACCTAA
- the LOC123272942 gene encoding meiotic nuclear division protein 1 homolog gives MATKRVSLDEKRSRMLQLFYEKREFFTLKELEKIAPKEKGIVVQSVKDIVQALVDDGIVQSDKIGSAIYFWAFPGENITTIEKRIAETGKNIVAAEFKLQKLDAELQKQKEEKTNIEEIKQVLEQLEQLKAKEAELKSQVAKFSEYDPEVIEQLSQKTEKYKEAANTWTDNIFAIQSWCKNKFDINTETLNKQFRIPEELDYLE, from the exons atggCGACGAAGCGAGTGAGCTTGGATGAAAAACGCTCACGTATGCtgcaattattttatgaaaaaagggaatttttcacattaaaagaattagaaaaaatagcGCCCAAGGAAAAAGGAATCGTTGTGCAGTCGGTCAAGGATATTGTTCAAGCTCTAGTTGATGATGGGATTGTTCAATCAGACAAAATCGGATCTGCTATTTATTTTTGGGCTTTTCCTGG AGAAAATATTACGACAATCGAGAAAAGAATTGCGGAGACGGGAAAAAATATCGTTGCAGCAGAATTCAAGCTACAAAAACTAGACGCTgaattacaaaaacaaaag gaagaaaaaacaaatattgaaGAAATCAAACAAGTGCTGGAGCAATTGGAGCAGCTAAAAGCCAAAGAAGCCGAATTGAAGTCACAGGTCGCCAAATTCAGCGAGTATGATCCTGAAGTGATTGAACAATTATCCCAAAAAACTGAg aaatataaaGAAGCAGCAAATACGTGGACGGATAATATTTTTGCAATCCAAAGCTGGTGTAAAAACAAGTTCGATATAAATACAGAGACTCTCAACAAACAGTTTCGTATTCCAGAAGAACTAGACTACTTGGAATGA
- the LOC123272937 gene encoding F-box/LRR-repeat protein 14 has product MALDDAEDWVDGAAHLPIEVIMHIMSYLSVSDRMAAGLVCRQWYEASLSTKFVDKQAVIISREDDNMHLVMNTLLKSQRPFHHFIFKEVEIKKNLPIWDKFGGIIRSLILVCCDLSERTLVSILKCCENLRTLHINACRECLMSGRLLDDEKDVKELSNNFQSLIELSLASNRYLSDALFNRLVSICPNLQSLSLTDCQISFHSGVYKRFYPHNSIEQASESLLTFFNVLMYVKRQAKRLKHVSFGSTLIDSTALSSLASVEGLKLESLKLRSCDQLTNVGLRSLSRQISLKVLDISFCTRVTDQSLICICQNLFNLESLNVRRCRAITDYGVTQIRLLKKLKELDISECEQLTGACITQGLSLQFIDKNELTVTADNQDLENLNADKLDAHNYNDTDESIKDENYPSVLSSSDNCLQTLSANALNLDEKSIECIANSFPKLTFLDIGYCFSAVNDKTIQKVFKELTLLRTLRISRCDKVSDAGLTGMGAGNRINNSDSKIEKIIPELTDSRLKIRLGSRAEEEIVRDAYRKREVMEMCEDTTSLCELDIFSGFSLIRLKGLRELDLTGCNKVTDVSLKHAFTFPELRVLDLSMCQQITHVGLDYLTKNNQAIEDLNLSKCHNVTDIGILYIAQRLYRLKRLQIRGCSQLTDHGLAGIKSYCKNLQYLDASYCRGITMSGIESLCSHLHVKFSEQLDSLSSRDVPVPPLIRR; this is encoded by the exons ATGGCTCTTGACGATGCTGAGGATTGGGTCGATGGAGCTGCACATTTGCCAATAGAG GTGATAATGCACATCATGTCATATCTATCAGTATCTGATAGGATGGCTGCTGGTCTAGTGTGTCGTCAATGGTATGAAGCTTCGCTCAGTACCAAGTTTGTAGACAAACAAGCTGTTATTATTAGTCGCGAAGATGACAACATGCATCTTGTGATGAATACGTTGTTAAAGTCACAGAGACCTTTTCATCATTTTATCTTCAAGGAAgtcgagattaaaaaaaatttacctatTTGGGATAAATTTGGTGGAATAATACGAAGcttaattttg GTTTGCTGTGATTTAAGTGAAAGAACGCTCGTCTCGATATTAAAATGCTGTGAAAATTTGCGTACATTGCATATAAACGCCTGTAGAGAATGTTTAATGTCAGGAAGATTGTTGGACGATGAAAAAGACGTAAAAGAATTATCTAATAACTTCCAATCGTTGATTGAACTGAGTTTAGCGTCGAACAGATATCTCAGTGACGCACTTTTCAACAGGCTTGTGTCTATTTGTCCAAACTTACAATCTCTAAGTCTTACAGATTGTCAAATATCGTTTCATTCTGGTGTTTACAAACGTTTTTACCCTCACAATTCAATCGAGCAGGCCTCGGAATCTTTGTTGACGTTTTTTAATGTCCTGATGTACGTAAAGAGACAAGCGAAAAGACTGAAGCACGTGAGTTTTGGGTCAACGCTGATAGACAGCACGGCTTTGAGCAGTTTGGCAAGCGTTGAAGGATTGAAATTGGAGTCGCTTAAATTAAGATCTTGTGATCAGCTTACCAATGTAGGATTACGAAGTTTATCTCGTCAAATAAGTCTTAAGGTGTTGGATATAAGTTTTTGTACACGAGTTACCGACCAAAGTTTAATTTGTATTTgtcagaatttatttaatctagaAAGTCTTAATGTGAGAAGATGCCGTGCAATCACCGATTACGGTGTGACACAAATacgtttattaaaaaaattaaaagaacttGATATTTCAGAGTGCGAGCAATTAACTGGTGCGTGTATTACTCAAGGTTTGTCTTTGCAATTTATTGACAAGAACGAATTAACAGTCACGGCGGATAATCAGgatctagaaaatttaaatgcaGATAAATTAGATGcacataattataatgatactGATGAATCAATTAAAGATGAAAATTATCCTAGCGTGCTGAGTTCTTCAGACAATTGTTTGCAAACATTGTCGGCAAACGCTTTGAATTTAGATGAGAAGTCGATTGAGTGCATCGCTAATTCGTTTCCTAAGCTGACGTTTCTCGACATCGGCTACTGCTTCAGTGCAGTCAATGACAAAACAATCCAGAAAGTTTTCAAAGAGCTGACATTGTTGAGAACGCTGAGAATAAGTAGGTGTGACAAAGTTAGTGACGCAGGATTGACTGGAATGGGCGCGGGGAATCGTATTAATAATTCCGActctaaaatagaaaaaataatcccGGAGCTTACGGACTCcagattaaaaataagattagGATCGAGGGCTGAGGAAGAAATAGTCCGTGACGCTTATAGAAAAAGAGAAGTTATGGAAATGTGTGAAGATACTACTTCACTTTGTGAGCTAGATATTTTTTCTGGGTTTTCGTTGATAAGGTTGAAGGGCTTGAGAGAACTCGATCTTACGGGGTGTAATAAAGTCACCGATGTTAGCTTGAAGCACGCGTTTACGTTTCCTGAATTACGAGTTCTTGATCTAAGCATGTGCCAACAG ATAACACATGTGGGACTTGATTATCtcactaaaaataatcaagcAATTGAGGATCTTAATCTTTCAAAGTGTCACAATGTCACAGACATTGGAATATTGTACATTGCTCAGAGATTATATAGATTAAAACGTCTTCAGATTCGT GGCTGTTCTCAGCTTACGGATCATGGTCTGGCTGGAATAAAGTCATACTGCAAAAATCTTCAGTATTTAGACGCTAGTTATTGTCGCGGGATAACAATGAGCGGTATTGAAAGTCTATGTTCTCATTTACACGTTAAATTTTCTGAACAACTTGATAGTTTAAGTAGCCGAGATGTTCCAGTTCCACCTTTAATACGCAGATAA
- the LOC123272939 gene encoding inositol polyphosphate multikinase, with the protein MEMLHMDHMFDDDDDVFHLEEELSIVEEDGQVKLPRGLQLLESQVAGHSYDFNHGIIGMLKKNGHIYKPGIKEDLFEREKSFYEKIKTSDNEVYKALARLTPEYVGSGEFIFMKKPLKFLILQDITEGMIEPCVMDIKIGKRTWDPLAGPAKKLKEDFKYKEMKQTHSFCIPGFQYYDVMNGVLHKFDKNYGKKMKPDSIFEVLRSFCNITSGHLCRCLVVQILASLWEILSFFRFQTDLRFYSSSILIAYDTKRLKKLIAKESADECNGRLYELNPRVGSPMVLSSPSHSAYSSGFNSPRCMSPLSLSPASNQFLKINGKSTLEKSSSDHSINGSNRFLNIDNNNVKLCRTHSFDNNFERDMIEMKDGYADLLDQLTNKLHRNWVRVKMIDFTHVFPTEVHEVDRNYLQGLETLIKIFESFLMCSNDEISLKK; encoded by the exons atggAAATGTTGCATATGGATCACATGTTCGATGACGATGATGATGTTTTTCATCTGGAGGAAGAGCTTAGTATTGTTGAAGAAGATGGACAAGTTAAATTACCTAGAGGATTGCAATTATTGGAGTCACAAGTTGCTGGTCATTCCTATGATTTTAATCATGGAATTATTG GAATGCTCAAGAAAAATGGACACATTTACAAGCCTGGAATTAAAGAAGATTTGTTTGAAAGAGAAAAGAGCTTTtatgagaaaataaaaacatcaGATAATGAAGTCTACAAAGCTTTAGCGAGATTAACTCCCGAGTATGTTGGCTCTggtgaatttattttcatgaaaaaac CTCTTAAGTTTTTGATTCTGCAAGATATTACCGAGGGAATGATAGAACCTTGTGTAATGGACATTAAAATTGGGAAACGTACTTGGGACCCTCTCGCAGGTCcagctaaaaaattgaaagaagaTTTCAAGTACAAAGAAATGAAGCAGACTCATTCATTTTGTATTCCCGGCTTTCAGTATTATGATGTAATGAATGGTGTTTTACATAAGTTTgacaaaaattatgggaaaaaaatgaaacctgACTCTATTTTCGAAG ttttacGTTCATTTTGTAACATTACCTCAGGACACTTGTGCAGATGCTTAGTCGTTCAAATTTTAGCTTCTTTATGGGAAATACTGTCATTCTTCCGTTTTCAAACTGACTTACGTTTTTACTCAAGCTCAATATTAATCGCCTACGATACTAAgcgtttgaaaaaattaattgccaaAGAATCTGCTGATGAATGCAATGGAAGACTGTATGAGTTGAACCCACGGGTTGGCTCACCGATGGTCCTCTCATCACCGTCTCACAGCGCGTATTCCAGCGGATTCAATTCTCCTAGATGTATGTCTCCATTATCTTTAAGCCCTGCGTcgaatcaatttttgaaaataaatggaAAAAGCACTCTTGAAAAATCCAGCTCTGATCACTCAATCAATGGAAGCAACCGCTTTCTTAAtatcgataataataatgttaaactTTGCCGTACTCATTCGTTTGATAACAACTTTGAACGCGATATGATAGAAATGAAGGATGGTTACGCTGATTTACTAGATCAACTTACTAATAAATTGCACCGCAATTGGGTGCGTGTTAAAATGATCGATTTCACTCATGTTTTTCCTACCGAAGTACACGAAGTCGACCGTAATTACCTGCAGGGCCTTGAGAcgctaattaaaatttttgagtcgTTTTTGATGTGTTCAAACGATGAAATTAGTTTGAAAAAGTAA
- the LOC123272943 gene encoding zinc finger HIT domain-containing protein 1: MKMAGRESGRIKDAYQKRMLDEAARKRRQRKALEALEQDNFHDDPHADLVMSKKVPKFQESLEGRGASRRKKTRSAEYYKQRYRKTFAQLVEEDANNNPNPPNYSSAQAPPSKFSERHFCAVCGFPSNYTCIPCGARYCSVKCLGTHLDTRCLKWTA, encoded by the exons ATGAAAATGGCCGGTAGAGAATCTGGTAGAATTAAGGATGCTTATCAAAAGCGAATGCTTGATGAAGCTGCGCGTAAAAGAAGGCAAAGAAAAGCTTTAGAAGCTTTGGAGCAAGATAATTTTCATGATGACCCTCATGCAGATcttg TTATGAGCAAAAAAGTCCCCAAGTTCCAAGAGTCTTTGGAAGGTCGCGGAGCATCCAGAAGGAAAAAAACTCGCTCTGCAGAATACTACAAGCAGCGCTATCGCAAGACTTTTGCTCAATTAGTAGAAGAGGACGCAAACAATAATCCGAACCCGCCGAATTACTCTTCAGCTCAAGCACCGCCTTCCAAGTTCTCTGAAAGACATTTCTGTGCAGTTTGTGGTTTTCCAAGTAATTACACATGTATTCCATGCGGAGCTAGATACTGTAGTGTAAAATGTCTGGGTACGCATTTAGATACGCGTTGTCTTAAATGGACAGCATGA
- the LOC123272940 gene encoding uncharacterized protein LOC123272940, producing MQAKKCCLHCPGAWVSSQEREEHTCNLPTYIKGNLKVSSLNKYVVGEEERSERLRGCPKKPLPTGENSCYDRFAIAKKFHAENLQHQPLPDKVNDSVFKNINLRKVEEYSLKSEDKLNNNERRRLPRSRSCHKLQAGLQYAPALGCKTPTTNMDLAICWEAPIDPCYEPPRPTHIDGSEGGPAPAIFTLVQRENGQDVAHKSPMERFEAKFSNVKSRCQCNRVKNHNCREDNETHCGGCQHNAQQPLNNQQSPELNSKDLCDNFQSVHISQDHRMVKSGCDSKRRQPVHLRNCSPCHCRGDRTKRPRSRSIQSAPVYQGNRNFKRNGLPNKLTVPRPRTPYAKRDFCIDTLTPPFSIVEGTRDSEYPEHWRLTSVYQQSYKNPKKCCIHSNGTSYYVI from the exons atgcaagCTAAAAAGTGTTGTCTTCACTGTCCTGGCGCATGGGTATCTTCCCAAGAACGTGAAGAGCACACGTGCAATCTTCCGACTTACATAAAAGGAAATTTAAAGGTGTCGTCTTTGAATAAATACGTCGTGGGAGAAGAAGAACGCTCTGAAAGATTGCGGGGTTGTCCTAAGAAGCCTTTGCCGACAGGAGAAAATTCTTGCTACGACAGGTTCGCAATAGCGAAAAAATTTCACGCTGAAAACCTCCAACACCAGCCGCTGCCAGACAAAGTTAACGATTcagtgtttaaaaatataaatctacGTAAAGTTGAAGAGTATTCGTTAAAGAGTGaggataaattaaataacaatgaGCGTCGACGGTTACCGAGGTCAAGGAGCTGTCATAAATTACAAGCAGGCCTGCAATATGCTCCGGCACTGGGCTGTAAAACTCCCACGACGAATATGGATCTGGCGATATGTTGGGAGGCACCAATTGATCCTTGCTACGAGCCTCCACGTCCTACGCACATTGACGGATCAGAAGGTGGTCCAGCCCCGGCGATATTCACTCTAGTTCAGCGTGAAAACGGGCAAGACGTTGCTCACAAGTCGCCTATGGAGAGATTCGAAGCTAAGTTTAGCAATGTTAAGAGCCGCTGTCAGTGTAATCGTGTAAAGAATCATAATTGCAGGGAAGACAATGAGACTCACTGTGGTGGGTGTCAGCATAATGCGCAACAGCCATTGAACAATCAACAGAGCCCAGAACTCAACAGCAAAGATCTCTGCGATAATTTTCAATCTGTTCATATTTCCCAGGATCACAGAATGGTTAAATCAGGCTGCGATTCTAAACGACGCCAGCCGGTGCATTTGAGAAATTGCTCGCCGTGTCATTGCCGAGGTGACCGTACCAAGAGACCAAGGTCACGGTCTATACAGTCAGCGCCTGTATATCAAGgcaacagaaattttaaacgcaatgGATTGCCTAATAAATTGACGGTACCAAGACCAAGGACTCCGTACGCCAAGAGAGATTTTTGCATTGATACTCTCACACCGCCTTTTAGTATTGTTGAAGGAACTAGGGATTCTGAATATCCAGAGCACTGGAGACTTACTTCGGTCTATCAACAATCTtataaaaatcctaaaaa ATGCTGTATACACTCCAACGGTACCAGttattatgtaatataa